A window of Longispora fulva contains these coding sequences:
- a CDS encoding FxsB family cyclophane-forming radical SAM/SPASM peptide maturase — translation MLLTEWPEHLDVAALEASGWRPTPFQQFVVKVQSRCNLACDYCYVYELGDTTWRDKPTVMSPEIIDSTCARIGEHVRAHGLQSVRVVLHGGEPLLAGADTLVRTSTALRAALPPATGVELSVQTNGVLLTDPLLDTLAAHGYRVGLSLDGDEVAHDRHRRYASGRGSHAAVVAALARLAARPGMFAGLLCTVDLSNDPVGTYEALASHRPPAIDLLLPHGTWSSPPPRRPADASTPYADWLIAVFDRWYDAPRWETDIRLFDEIIRLVLGRPSRTEVVGLSPSGVVVIDTDGAVEQVDTLKAAYHGAPHTGLSVLDHPFDAALRHPAMVARQIGLDALSATCMGCPVRDVCGGGCYPHRYRAGSGFRNPSVYCADMRRLIDHISGRLRADLRALTRTP, via the coding sequence ATGCTGCTGACCGAGTGGCCCGAGCACCTCGACGTCGCGGCGCTGGAGGCGAGCGGCTGGCGTCCCACGCCCTTCCAGCAGTTCGTGGTGAAGGTGCAGAGTCGGTGCAACCTCGCCTGCGACTACTGCTATGTCTACGAGCTCGGCGACACCACCTGGCGCGACAAGCCCACGGTCATGTCTCCGGAGATCATCGACAGCACCTGCGCCCGGATCGGCGAGCACGTCCGCGCGCACGGGCTGCAGTCCGTCAGGGTCGTCCTGCACGGCGGCGAGCCGCTGCTGGCCGGGGCGGACACCCTGGTCCGGACGTCGACGGCGTTGCGCGCGGCGCTGCCGCCGGCCACCGGGGTCGAGCTCAGCGTCCAGACGAACGGGGTGCTCCTCACCGACCCCCTGCTCGACACGCTCGCCGCGCATGGCTACCGGGTCGGCCTCAGCCTCGACGGCGACGAGGTGGCGCACGACCGGCACCGGCGGTACGCGAGCGGGCGCGGCAGCCACGCCGCCGTCGTCGCGGCGCTCGCCCGGCTCGCCGCCCGCCCCGGGATGTTCGCCGGACTCCTGTGCACAGTGGATCTCTCCAACGACCCGGTCGGCACCTACGAGGCGCTCGCGTCCCACCGGCCCCCGGCGATCGACCTGCTCCTGCCGCACGGCACCTGGAGCTCCCCGCCGCCGCGCCGGCCCGCCGACGCCAGCACGCCCTACGCCGACTGGCTGATCGCGGTGTTCGACCGCTGGTACGACGCCCCGCGCTGGGAGACCGACATCCGGCTGTTCGACGAGATCATCCGGCTGGTCCTCGGCCGGCCGAGCCGCACGGAGGTCGTGGGCCTCAGCCCGTCCGGGGTGGTGGTGATCGACACCGACGGCGCCGTGGAACAGGTCGACACGCTCAAGGCCGCCTACCACGGCGCGCCGCACACCGGGCTGTCCGTGCTCGACCACCCGTTCGACGCGGCCCTGCGGCACCCGGCGATGGTCGCGCGGCAGATCGGGTTGGACGCGCTGTCGGCCACCTGCATGGGGTGCCCGGTGCGGGACGTGTGCGGCGGGGGGTGCTACCCGCACCGGTACCGGGCGGGCAGCGGCTTCCGCAACCCCTCGGTGTACTGCGCGGACATGCGCCGGCTCATCGACCACATCAGCGGCCGGCTCCGGGCCGACCTACGTGCCCTGACGAGGACGCCATGA
- a CDS encoding HEXXH motif domain-containing protein: MTTTGTATHRLPRRDFGLLAAGHGDAGTVRHLLDGQISKRLLQLHVLAPLLPPAAFELLTTAHEAAPGPVTDLLAEPGVGAWAAHCVRRRGALDPADARYAAAVAAVAAHRAGLDFRIDVPGRDGVAYLPTLGRRPAGTVTGADVAVLATMAEDSTGPGASGSAHAAGTGDGVEAVWRLRATAGGLTVHLALDDLDPYRDLHGLGAAPRLTADEVASWQDRLHAGWDMLVADHRPYAEAIAAGLRTLVPLRADGNSHGVNATSMDAFGAVLLSPPADAAGLAVAVVHEFQHAKLGALMDLIPLHEHDTSLYYAPWRDDPRPLDGLLHGAYAFLGVADFWRVRRSTGGLYAQFEFARWRERVSRVLEVLATGRLTEDGRTVLAGMRDTMGRWWSEEPVPDAAKALAADAAEDHQIGWRLRNLRPDRVAVAALAARYARGEDWPERAAVDTETVPSTSRALVHNVRLDLTGLRIADPGRFVRLSVDPAEQARLVPGATAADLAHARADYPVAAAGYRDLLREDPERVEHWAGMVLAEGHAAGETCPTPELLLAVHRALRRPAETGPDPLAVLRWMSAGHNAGGSTRMNARLPDTADCVTGCAAPSTSR; this comes from the coding sequence ATGACCACCACCGGCACCGCGACCCATCGGCTGCCCAGACGGGACTTCGGGCTGCTCGCCGCCGGGCACGGCGACGCCGGGACCGTGCGTCACCTGCTCGACGGGCAGATCAGCAAGCGGCTGCTCCAGCTGCACGTCCTGGCCCCGCTGCTGCCGCCGGCGGCGTTCGAGCTGCTCACCACCGCGCACGAGGCGGCACCCGGCCCGGTCACGGACCTGCTCGCCGAGCCGGGGGTCGGAGCCTGGGCCGCGCACTGCGTCCGGCGCCGCGGCGCCCTGGACCCCGCGGACGCCCGGTACGCCGCGGCCGTCGCCGCCGTCGCCGCGCACCGCGCCGGGCTGGACTTCCGGATCGACGTCCCCGGGCGGGACGGTGTGGCCTACCTGCCCACGCTGGGACGGCGCCCCGCGGGGACGGTCACCGGGGCCGACGTGGCCGTCCTGGCCACGATGGCGGAGGACTCCACCGGACCGGGTGCATCCGGCTCGGCCCATGCGGCCGGCACGGGCGACGGGGTCGAGGCGGTGTGGCGGTTGCGGGCCACGGCCGGCGGGTTGACGGTGCACCTCGCGCTCGACGACCTCGACCCGTACCGGGATCTGCACGGCCTCGGGGCGGCCCCCCGGCTGACCGCCGACGAGGTGGCCAGCTGGCAGGACCGGCTGCACGCCGGCTGGGACATGCTGGTCGCCGACCACCGGCCGTACGCGGAGGCCATCGCCGCCGGGCTGCGCACCCTGGTGCCCCTGCGCGCCGACGGGAACAGCCACGGGGTCAACGCGACGTCGATGGACGCGTTCGGGGCGGTGCTGCTCAGCCCGCCGGCGGACGCGGCGGGGTTGGCGGTGGCGGTGGTGCACGAGTTCCAGCACGCCAAGCTCGGCGCACTGATGGACCTGATCCCGCTGCACGAGCACGACACGTCCCTGTACTACGCCCCGTGGCGCGACGACCCGCGCCCGCTCGACGGCCTGCTGCACGGCGCTTACGCGTTTCTCGGGGTCGCCGACTTCTGGCGGGTCCGCAGGTCGACCGGCGGCCTGTACGCGCAGTTCGAGTTCGCCCGGTGGCGCGAACGGGTCAGCCGGGTGCTGGAGGTTCTGGCGACCGGTCGGCTGACGGAAGACGGTCGCACCGTGCTCGCCGGGATGCGCGACACCATGGGCCGGTGGTGGAGCGAGGAGCCCGTCCCCGACGCGGCGAAGGCACTCGCCGCAGACGCCGCCGAGGACCACCAGATCGGCTGGCGGCTCCGCAACCTGCGGCCCGACCGCGTGGCGGTGGCGGCGCTCGCGGCCCGGTACGCGCGGGGGGAGGACTGGCCCGAGCGGGCGGCGGTCGACACCGAGACCGTGCCGAGCACGAGCCGTGCGCTCGTACACAATGTGCGTCTGGATCTGACCGGGCTCAGGATCGCCGACCCGGGCCGCTTCGTCCGCCTCAGCGTCGACCCGGCGGAACAGGCACGCCTCGTCCCCGGCGCCACGGCCGCGGACCTGGCGCACGCCCGCGCCGACTACCCCGTCGCCGCCGCCGGCTACCGGGACCTGCTGCGCGAGGACCCGGAACGGGTCGAGCACTGGGCCGGAATGGTTCTCGCCGAGGGCCACGCGGCCGGCGAGACGTGCCCGACGCCCGAGTTGCTCCTCGCGGTGCACCGCGCGCTGCGGCGGCCGGCGGAGACCGGTCCGGATCCGCTGGCGGTGCTGCGCTGGATGTCCGCTGGTCACAACGCCGGCGGCTCCACCAGGATGAACGCGCGCTTGCCCGACACGGCCGACTGCGTGACCGGATGCGCGGCCCCGAGCACCTCCCGGTAG
- the fxsA gene encoding FxSxx-COOH cyclophane-containing RiPP peptide yields the protein MDATSDRESDLLDLTQVRLSHLRELDDTVLARSLRRLLDDADRPQDAIAGFQSAI from the coding sequence ATGGACGCCACGAGCGACCGCGAGTCCGACCTGCTCGATCTCACCCAGGTGCGCCTGTCCCATCTGAGAGAGCTGGACGACACGGTGCTCGCCCGGTCCCTGCGCAGACTGCTCGACGACGCCGACAGACCCCAGGACGCTATCGCCGGGTTCCAGTCCGCCATCTGA
- a CDS encoding AAA family ATPase gives MTQTPREAPDGSERDWRIYRGNGRPHTDIDQLPAPPRWRQFDGGPLVADSAPQDAAEAGERATSYQAGDDVIEMVNAALYLRRPLLVTGKPGTGKSSLAHSVAYELGLGPVLYWPVTSRTTLADGLYRYDAIGRLQDSGADAPDIGRYLSLGPLGTALLPRHRPRVLLVDELDKSDIDLPNDLLNVFEEGRYEIPELTRLPADQAEVDVMTADGVDRVRVTRGRVKCRAFPIVVITSNGEREFPPAFLRRCVQLTIAPPDKDKLLRIVTALLGPEVAADSDELVNAFLEQRYRSEVATDQLLNAIYLVTSGIRPPEATRERLRAALLRPLDQTGTG, from the coding sequence ATGACGCAGACACCACGCGAGGCGCCGGACGGGTCCGAGCGGGACTGGCGGATCTACCGGGGCAACGGTCGGCCGCATACCGACATCGACCAGCTGCCCGCCCCGCCGCGCTGGCGGCAGTTCGACGGCGGGCCGCTGGTCGCCGACAGCGCGCCGCAGGACGCGGCGGAGGCGGGGGAGCGGGCGACGTCGTACCAGGCGGGCGACGACGTGATCGAGATGGTCAACGCCGCGCTGTACCTGCGCCGGCCGCTGCTCGTCACCGGCAAGCCCGGCACCGGCAAGTCGAGCCTCGCGCACAGCGTCGCCTACGAGCTGGGCCTGGGCCCGGTGCTGTACTGGCCGGTGACCAGCCGCACCACCCTCGCCGACGGCCTGTACCGCTACGACGCCATCGGCCGCCTCCAGGACAGCGGCGCCGACGCCCCCGACATCGGCCGCTACCTGAGCCTCGGCCCGCTGGGCACCGCGCTGCTGCCCCGCCACCGGCCCCGGGTCCTCCTCGTCGACGAGCTCGACAAGAGCGACATCGACCTGCCCAACGACCTGCTCAACGTGTTCGAGGAGGGCAGGTACGAGATCCCGGAGCTCACCCGGCTCCCCGCCGACCAGGCCGAGGTCGACGTGATGACGGCCGACGGCGTCGACCGGGTGCGGGTGACCCGCGGCAGGGTCAAGTGCCGGGCGTTCCCGATCGTGGTGATCACCAGCAACGGGGAGCGCGAGTTCCCGCCGGCCTTCCTCCGCCGCTGCGTGCAGCTGACGATCGCGCCGCCGGACAAGGACAAGCTGCTGCGGATCGTGACGGCGCTGCTCGGTCCGGAGGTGGCCGCCGACAGCGACGAGCTGGTCAACGCGTTCCTGGAGCAGCGGTACCGCAGCGAGGTCGCCACCGACCAGCTGCTCAACGCGATCTACCTGGTCACCTCGGGAATCCGGCCCCCGGAGGCCACCCGCGAGCGGTTGCGGGCCGCGCTGCTGCGACCCCTCGACCAGACGGGCACGGGATGA
- a CDS encoding VMAP-C domain-containing protein, whose protein sequence is MSAPRRDTWRVRILGADGRVCGGGVLVADDLVLTCAHVVTAALRADPGPALPRSSVLVDFPAYGGQSRQAWVTAGGWLPIAANGSGDLAVLKLQGPVPAQPATIGSWSQVADNAVRVYGHPRALPEGVWANATLSGTGGPGGELVQLIGRLEGRRIERGFSGCGVVDSGTGAVIGILVSADSSEGSRNAWMLPMELARRLAPLAGPADDREEPRDYLDELLHELLSVPGLDDRVNRGFLVDELERELDRRVEFTSSDHAARDLLQLLRGCLADPDDEALDALVRALRRLYRGHPAVHRLTELAQERPLLLRQERQRLIRTLGRLSPDLITRAVRSALGPLGVRHGLDPADLGGVVDELAELGRPLLLFLLRVAEQSEVTVADDLREHYVRCARRLGMSDREIDRLRVSEPFQPASPRRSYVVVELHEYFPNPEKYLLAVWLQHDTGGGDRPLRTGDGEPLGLDELPGKLSELLRELASASLEALGELTIEFVLPDELLSHPVDQWEVTPMGFSRELGMEYPVVVRSLERVRNSLTRGRWRRRWSWLQRNGAHDSAVQWLHLGAVDQAMLLADLRISGDDHPVCLVLCGQPGTDEALKKAVGAVLEAGVPAVLWCRDARTASRFEEETTAMLGGREVLDLPMIVLRHRQDAVRRGRPAEHLGLHLSLLWEDAERLPPAGLR, encoded by the coding sequence GTGTCGGCGCCGCGGCGCGACACCTGGCGGGTGCGGATCCTGGGCGCCGACGGCCGGGTGTGCGGGGGTGGCGTGCTCGTCGCCGACGACCTCGTCCTGACCTGCGCCCATGTCGTGACGGCCGCGCTGCGCGCCGATCCCGGGCCGGCGCTGCCCCGGTCGTCGGTGCTGGTGGACTTCCCGGCGTACGGCGGGCAGTCCCGCCAGGCCTGGGTCACGGCCGGCGGCTGGTTGCCGATCGCCGCCAACGGCTCCGGTGACCTCGCCGTCCTCAAGCTCCAGGGCCCGGTGCCGGCCCAGCCGGCCACGATCGGGAGCTGGTCGCAGGTCGCCGACAACGCGGTGCGGGTGTACGGGCATCCGCGCGCGCTCCCCGAGGGCGTGTGGGCGAACGCCACCCTGAGCGGCACCGGCGGCCCCGGCGGGGAGCTGGTCCAGCTGATCGGCCGGCTGGAGGGGCGCAGGATCGAGCGCGGCTTCAGCGGCTGCGGGGTGGTGGACTCGGGTACCGGCGCCGTGATCGGGATCCTGGTCAGCGCGGACAGCTCCGAGGGCTCGCGCAACGCGTGGATGCTGCCGATGGAGCTGGCCCGTCGCCTCGCCCCGCTCGCCGGGCCGGCCGACGACCGGGAGGAGCCCCGCGACTACCTCGACGAGCTGCTGCACGAGCTGCTGTCCGTGCCCGGCCTCGACGACCGGGTGAATCGGGGTTTCCTGGTCGACGAGCTCGAACGCGAGCTCGACCGCCGGGTCGAGTTCACCAGCAGCGACCACGCGGCCCGCGACCTGCTGCAACTGCTGCGCGGCTGCCTGGCCGACCCCGACGACGAGGCACTCGACGCGCTGGTGCGGGCGCTGCGCCGGCTGTACCGGGGGCACCCCGCCGTCCACCGCCTCACTGAACTGGCCCAGGAGCGCCCCCTGCTGCTCCGCCAGGAACGCCAACGCCTGATCCGCACCCTCGGCCGGCTCAGTCCCGACCTGATCACCCGGGCGGTGCGCAGCGCGCTCGGGCCGCTCGGCGTCCGGCACGGGCTGGACCCCGCGGACCTCGGCGGGGTCGTCGACGAGCTGGCCGAGCTGGGCCGACCGCTGCTGCTGTTCCTGCTCCGGGTCGCCGAGCAGTCCGAGGTGACCGTGGCCGACGACCTGCGCGAGCACTACGTCCGGTGCGCCCGGCGGCTCGGGATGAGCGACCGGGAGATCGACCGGCTCCGGGTGTCCGAGCCGTTCCAACCGGCCAGCCCGCGCCGGTCCTACGTGGTCGTCGAGCTGCACGAGTACTTTCCGAACCCGGAGAAGTACCTGCTCGCGGTGTGGTTGCAGCACGACACCGGCGGCGGCGACCGGCCGCTGCGCACCGGGGACGGCGAACCGCTGGGCCTCGACGAGCTGCCCGGCAAACTCAGCGAACTGCTCCGGGAGCTGGCGTCGGCGAGCCTGGAGGCGCTCGGCGAGCTGACCATCGAGTTCGTGCTGCCCGACGAGTTGCTCAGCCACCCGGTCGACCAGTGGGAGGTGACCCCGATGGGGTTCTCCCGGGAGCTGGGGATGGAGTACCCGGTGGTGGTCCGCAGCCTGGAGCGGGTCCGCAACTCCCTCACCCGGGGCCGGTGGAGGCGCCGCTGGTCGTGGCTGCAGCGCAACGGCGCGCACGACTCCGCCGTGCAGTGGCTGCACCTCGGGGCCGTCGACCAGGCCATGCTCCTGGCCGACCTGCGGATCAGCGGCGACGACCACCCGGTGTGCCTGGTGCTGTGCGGCCAGCCGGGGACGGACGAGGCGCTGAAGAAGGCGGTCGGCGCGGTCCTGGAGGCAGGGGTGCCGGCGGTGCTGTGGTGCCGGGACGCGCGGACCGCGAGCCGGTTCGAGGAGGAGACCACGGCGATGCTCGGCGGCCGGGAGGTGCTCGACCTGCCGATGATCGTGCTGCGGCACCGGCAGGACGCCGTCCGCCGCGGCCGGCCCGCCGAGCACCTCGGGCTGCACCTGTCCCTGTTGTGGGAGGACGCCGAGCGGCTGCCGCCGGCGGGCCTCCGGTGA
- the fxsT gene encoding FxSxx-COOH system tetratricopeptide repeat protein, which produces MIERLMAALDAAALELTPVEVAETLWLAEFLPEGHALWRSRPAVEEPPRPVAEKISHTEPNVPRIREPVGIPPQPKGPVPRRGDWGQAAGLYPPGDGQSPQDSPVLTTRVPAVPALPGALEISRALRPLRWRAASPWEEALDEEATAEASAAAGHGNWLLRYAAAPTRWLDLALVVDAGPSMAVWQRTVVELRRVFERLGAFRDVRTWYAHPTGDGLALGPDPGRGTAARSPEELVDPTGRRMVLLVSDCVGPAWRSGELAGWLELWCRSGPVAIIQPLPQRLWDRCAPEFHRAHVTAGRPWAANAALEVRLRATGESPKGLPVPVLEPEASWLGPWASLVSGTRRGGMWGATVYTGAQVRTAEPEAGPQLPALERVAAFRATASPTAYELVRCLSATSLNLPVMRLVQNLMLPRSRPQHLAEVLLGDLIRPDPAAGGHVAEEVGYEFGPGVREVLLETLNRRDRLYINTRVSEYVMSHLGSTLDFPALLTGAVSPGTIDDRSRPFATVTHTVLRSLGGRYTDIADRLAAALSESLNLTITDNRDGVMTEQEPAAEQPAVWGSSIPPRNPNFTGRVELLVGLRDQLTSRTTALLPHALHGLGGVGKTQLAVEYVYRYASSYDLVWWVSAEQPALVRQSLAALAPKLGIAQSEDVTRTLEAVYDALRTGRPYRNWLLIFDNADQPTDLQQFLSIPGGHVLITSRNWSWTGFASTVEVDVFSRAESVELLRRRLRTVSAEDAGRLAEALGDLPLALEQAATWQAATGTPVDEYLDLLSERVGVLLSEGLPGNYPTPVAATWGVAFDRLNDRSPAAAQLLELCAFFGAEPISIRLVRAGRFANLPSPLDAVVRDDIALRGAIREIGKYGLAKVDAGRNSILIHRLVQAVLRDRLSPAERDAYLARAHELLAAASPGDPTDDPSDWPRHVELAPHVMQAGLIGSESEEARKVVLDQIRFRYVRGDYESSRVLAETAYEDWRVRLGPNDQQTLVCGRHLANALRSVGLTARAREVNHEVHTRALATLGPDHEHTLMIATSVGADLRHAGAWSEALALDEDTLERHKHTFGENDPNTLRAGNNLAAGLRLLGRYQEARAIDQAVVDGRREVLGLDHPDTLFSVSSLSRNLFGLGRYQEARDMQQPVIATLRGRLGPDHANVLIPTRIHSVTLRWLGSYEEAATIDEETLERYRRKYGDDHYNTISTMMSYANSLLLLDRLGESRDMGEDALARFRRLFGEQHPFVYVSMTNLAATLRALGDYAMARRLDERALAGLRNSLGEGHPHTLCAAVNHTNNLALNREYAAARELGEATYARMLAAGGREHAETLACAQNLAIDLRSTGDRNRARQLADETATLYREVLGAAHPVTQSAVSGKRAFILVEPPAL; this is translated from the coding sequence ATGATCGAACGCCTGATGGCGGCGCTGGACGCCGCGGCGCTGGAGCTCACGCCCGTGGAGGTCGCCGAGACCCTGTGGTTGGCCGAGTTCCTGCCGGAGGGCCATGCCCTCTGGCGGTCCCGGCCCGCCGTGGAGGAGCCCCCGCGACCCGTCGCCGAGAAGATCAGCCACACCGAACCGAACGTGCCCCGGATCCGGGAACCCGTCGGGATCCCGCCGCAGCCGAAGGGGCCGGTGCCCCGGCGCGGCGACTGGGGACAGGCCGCCGGGCTGTACCCGCCCGGGGACGGCCAGTCCCCGCAGGACTCCCCGGTGCTCACCACCCGGGTGCCGGCCGTCCCGGCGCTGCCCGGCGCGCTGGAGATCTCCCGCGCGCTGCGGCCACTGCGCTGGCGGGCGGCGTCCCCGTGGGAGGAGGCCCTCGACGAGGAGGCCACGGCGGAGGCGAGCGCCGCAGCCGGCCACGGGAACTGGCTCCTGCGGTACGCGGCGGCCCCGACCCGTTGGCTCGACCTGGCCCTGGTCGTGGACGCCGGCCCCTCGATGGCGGTGTGGCAGCGCACCGTGGTGGAGCTGCGCCGGGTGTTCGAGCGGCTCGGCGCGTTCCGGGACGTGCGGACGTGGTACGCGCACCCGACCGGCGACGGCCTCGCGCTCGGGCCGGACCCGGGGCGGGGCACGGCGGCCCGCAGCCCCGAGGAGCTGGTCGACCCGACCGGCCGCCGGATGGTGCTGCTGGTCAGCGACTGCGTGGGCCCTGCGTGGCGGAGCGGGGAGCTGGCCGGCTGGCTGGAGCTGTGGTGCCGGTCGGGGCCGGTGGCGATCATCCAACCGTTGCCGCAGCGGCTGTGGGACCGCTGCGCGCCGGAGTTCCACCGTGCGCACGTCACGGCGGGCCGGCCCTGGGCGGCCAACGCCGCGCTCGAGGTGCGGCTGCGCGCCACCGGGGAGTCCCCGAAGGGACTGCCGGTCCCGGTGCTGGAGCCGGAGGCGAGCTGGCTGGGACCGTGGGCGTCGCTGGTGTCCGGCACGAGGCGCGGCGGCATGTGGGGCGCGACCGTGTACACCGGCGCCCAGGTGCGCACCGCCGAGCCGGAGGCCGGCCCCCAGCTGCCGGCGCTGGAGCGGGTCGCGGCGTTTCGGGCCACGGCGTCGCCGACGGCGTACGAGCTGGTCCGGTGCCTGTCCGCCACCTCGCTCAACCTGCCGGTGATGCGGCTCGTCCAGAACCTGATGCTGCCCAGGTCCCGGCCCCAGCACCTGGCGGAGGTGCTGCTCGGCGACCTGATTCGGCCCGACCCCGCCGCCGGCGGCCACGTGGCGGAGGAGGTCGGCTACGAGTTCGGGCCCGGGGTGCGCGAGGTGCTGCTGGAGACCCTGAACCGGCGGGACCGGCTGTACATCAACACCCGGGTCTCCGAGTACGTCATGAGCCACCTGGGGTCGACGCTGGACTTCCCCGCCCTGCTGACAGGGGCCGTCAGTCCCGGGACCATCGACGACCGCAGCCGCCCGTTCGCGACCGTGACCCACACGGTGCTGCGGAGCCTGGGCGGCCGATACACCGACATCGCCGACCGGTTGGCGGCGGCCCTGTCGGAGTCACTGAACCTCACCATCACGGACAACAGGGATGGCGTCATGACGGAGCAGGAGCCCGCCGCGGAGCAGCCGGCGGTCTGGGGCAGCAGCATCCCGCCCCGCAACCCCAACTTCACGGGCCGGGTGGAGCTGCTGGTGGGGCTGCGCGACCAGCTCACCAGCAGGACCACGGCCCTGTTGCCGCACGCGCTGCACGGCCTCGGCGGCGTCGGCAAGACCCAACTGGCCGTCGAGTACGTCTACCGGTACGCCTCCAGCTACGACCTCGTCTGGTGGGTGTCCGCCGAGCAGCCGGCGCTGGTCCGCCAGTCCCTCGCCGCGCTCGCCCCGAAGCTGGGCATCGCGCAGAGCGAGGACGTGACCCGCACCCTGGAGGCCGTCTACGACGCGTTGCGCACCGGCCGGCCGTACCGGAACTGGCTGCTGATCTTCGACAACGCCGACCAGCCGACCGACCTGCAGCAGTTCCTGTCGATCCCGGGCGGGCACGTCCTGATCACCTCGCGGAACTGGAGCTGGACGGGCTTCGCCTCCACGGTCGAGGTGGACGTGTTCAGCCGGGCGGAGAGCGTCGAGCTGCTCCGCCGCCGGCTGCGCACCGTGTCGGCGGAGGACGCCGGCCGGCTCGCCGAGGCGCTCGGCGACCTGCCGCTGGCCCTGGAACAGGCGGCCACCTGGCAGGCGGCGACCGGCACCCCGGTGGACGAGTACCTGGACCTGTTGTCCGAGCGGGTCGGCGTGCTGCTGTCCGAGGGGCTGCCCGGCAACTACCCGACCCCGGTGGCCGCGACCTGGGGCGTGGCCTTCGACCGGCTCAACGACCGCTCGCCGGCCGCGGCGCAGCTCCTGGAGCTGTGCGCCTTCTTCGGCGCGGAACCGATCTCGATCCGACTGGTACGCGCCGGCAGGTTCGCGAACCTGCCGTCCCCGCTGGACGCGGTGGTCCGCGACGACATCGCCCTACGCGGCGCGATCCGCGAGATCGGTAAGTACGGCCTGGCGAAGGTCGACGCCGGCCGCAACAGCATCCTGATCCACCGGCTCGTGCAGGCTGTGCTCCGCGACCGGCTCAGCCCGGCGGAGCGCGACGCGTACCTGGCCAGGGCGCACGAGCTCCTCGCGGCGGCGAGCCCCGGCGACCCGACCGACGACCCCTCGGACTGGCCCCGGCACGTGGAGCTGGCCCCGCACGTCATGCAGGCCGGCCTGATCGGCAGCGAGTCGGAGGAGGCCCGCAAGGTCGTGCTGGACCAGATCCGGTTCCGGTACGTGCGCGGCGACTACGAGAGCAGCAGGGTGCTGGCGGAGACGGCGTACGAGGACTGGCGGGTCCGGCTCGGCCCCAACGACCAGCAGACCCTGGTCTGCGGCCGGCACCTCGCCAACGCCCTGCGTTCGGTGGGCCTGACCGCCAGAGCCCGCGAGGTGAACCACGAGGTCCACACCCGGGCACTGGCGACGCTGGGGCCCGACCACGAGCACACGTTGATGATCGCGACGAGCGTGGGCGCCGACCTTCGGCACGCCGGGGCCTGGTCGGAGGCGCTGGCCCTCGACGAGGACACCTTGGAGCGGCACAAGCACACGTTCGGCGAGAACGACCCGAACACGCTGCGCGCCGGCAACAACCTGGCTGCGGGGCTGCGGCTCCTGGGCCGGTACCAGGAGGCGCGGGCCATCGACCAGGCGGTGGTCGACGGGCGCAGGGAGGTGCTCGGCCTCGACCACCCGGACACCCTGTTCTCCGTGAGTTCGCTATCGCGGAACCTCTTCGGGCTCGGCAGATACCAGGAGGCCCGCGACATGCAGCAGCCGGTCATCGCCACCCTGCGGGGCCGGCTCGGTCCCGACCACGCGAACGTGCTGATCCCGACGCGGATCCACTCCGTGACGCTGCGCTGGCTCGGCTCCTACGAGGAGGCCGCGACGATCGACGAGGAGACCCTGGAGCGCTACCGCCGCAAGTACGGCGACGACCACTACAACACGATCTCCACGATGATGTCCTACGCCAACTCGCTGCTGCTGCTCGACCGGTTGGGCGAGTCCCGGGACATGGGTGAGGACGCCCTGGCCAGGTTCCGTCGGCTGTTCGGGGAACAACATCCCTTCGTGTACGTGTCGATGACCAACCTGGCCGCGACCCTGCGCGCGCTGGGCGACTACGCGATGGCCCGCCGATTGGACGAGCGGGCCCTGGCCGGCCTGCGGAACTCACTGGGCGAGGGGCACCCGCACACCCTGTGCGCGGCCGTGAACCACACGAACAACCTCGCGCTGAACCGGGAGTACGCGGCGGCCCGCGAGCTCGGCGAGGCGACGTACGCCCGGATGCTGGCCGCCGGCGGCCGGGAGCATGCCGAGACGCTCGCGTGCGCGCAGAACCTGGCGATCGACCTGCGCTCGACCGGCGACCGCAACCGGGCCCGCCAGCTCGCCGACGAGACGGCGACCCTCTACCGGGAGGTGCTCGGGGCCGCGCATCCGGTCACGCAGTCGGCCGTGTCGGGCAAGCGCGCGTTCATCCTGGTGGAGCCGCCGGCGTTGTGA